In the Ilumatobacteraceae bacterium genome, one interval contains:
- a CDS encoding NAD(P)-dependent alcohol dehydrogenase: protein MNTEMNTTRTHDTNHTQDHTHDNHHDNHHDNDHTHAVADQQSMLAVVQDRYGTADALELRTIPRPTLGDHDVLVRVATAGVDRGVWHLMTGRPYLTRLAFGLRRPRNPVPGLDLAGVVDTVGAAVTRFAEGDLVFGTGHGTFAQYARASEDHLAGIPTNLTMTQAAVLAVTGSTALQAVEGHGRVRSGDQVLVLGASGGVGTYAVQIATALGGIVTGVASSDKLDLVRELGASRVIDYRSDDPLAEPHRYDVIIDTGGNRRLRDLRRALTPTGTLVIVGGENGGRWLGGSDRQIRAKLTSLVTRRRLTTFVAREDAAHLERLADLVETGHVTPVVDRTFPLTDAADAITHLEHGRTRGKIAIAIAIDTTEQR, encoded by the coding sequence ATGAACACCGAAATGAACACCACCCGGACACACGACACCAACCACACACAGGACCACACCCACGACAACCACCACGACAACCACCACGACAACGACCACACGCACGCCGTCGCCGATCAGCAGTCGATGTTGGCCGTCGTCCAGGACCGCTATGGCACCGCCGACGCCCTCGAACTCCGCACGATCCCCCGACCCACTCTCGGCGATCACGACGTCCTCGTCCGCGTCGCGACCGCAGGTGTCGACCGCGGCGTCTGGCACCTGATGACCGGACGGCCGTATCTCACCCGGTTGGCGTTCGGGCTCCGACGCCCCCGCAATCCGGTGCCCGGCCTCGACCTCGCCGGCGTCGTCGACACCGTCGGCGCCGCCGTCACCCGCTTCGCCGAGGGCGACCTGGTGTTCGGCACCGGACACGGGACCTTCGCCCAGTACGCGCGAGCATCCGAGGACCACCTCGCCGGCATCCCGACGAACCTCACGATGACCCAGGCCGCAGTACTCGCCGTGACGGGTTCGACCGCGCTCCAAGCCGTCGAGGGCCACGGACGGGTGCGGTCCGGTGACCAGGTGCTCGTGCTCGGCGCCTCCGGCGGGGTCGGCACCTACGCCGTCCAGATCGCCACCGCCCTCGGCGGCATCGTCACCGGCGTCGCGAGCAGCGACAAGCTCGATCTGGTCCGCGAGCTCGGCGCCAGCCGTGTCATCGACTACCGCTCCGACGACCCACTCGCCGAACCACACCGCTACGACGTCATCATCGACACCGGCGGCAACCGACGCCTCCGCGACCTCCGCCGGGCACTCACCCCGACCGGCACGCTCGTCATCGTCGGTGGCGAGAACGGCGGCCGCTGGCTCGGCGGCAGCGACCGCCAGATCCGCGCCAAACTCACCTCACTCGTCACCCGTCGGCGACTGACCACCTTCGTCGCCCGAGAAGACGCCGCCCACCTCGAACGCCTCGCCGACCTCGTCGAGACCGGACACGTCACCCCCGTCGTCGACCGGACCTTCCCACTCACCGACGCGGCCGACGCCATCACCCACCTCGAGCACGGACGGACCCGCGGCAAGATCGCCATCGCCATCGCCATCGACACCACCGAGCAACGATGA
- a CDS encoding DUF4386 domain-containing protein: MNTVNTISATPRPSRLARRTGLAYLGIIATGIFAEFAVRGSLVVDDDPIATAENIAESPGLFGVGIGADVVMIALDVVVAFGLLGLLRHVNRRLAVTATVLRLIQGAVIAVNLINLARALGFARDAVDGSGTVLAGPAQDALDAVERHALGYDAGLIAFGLSCLVVAWLLLAGGLVPRLLAWGMAATGVIYLVGSFAALFAPGASSVIEPFYAICLVVELAFAIRLVTRGLTTPTPTTTNRPATVAA; the protein is encoded by the coding sequence ATGAACACCGTCAACACCATCTCCGCCACGCCTCGCCCGTCGAGGCTCGCCCGCCGGACGGGCCTTGCCTACCTGGGCATCATCGCAACCGGGATCTTCGCCGAATTCGCCGTACGCGGATCGCTCGTCGTCGACGACGACCCGATCGCCACGGCGGAGAACATCGCCGAATCGCCGGGCCTGTTCGGCGTCGGCATCGGCGCCGACGTGGTGATGATCGCGCTCGACGTCGTCGTGGCGTTCGGACTGCTCGGTCTGCTGCGCCACGTCAACCGGCGGCTCGCCGTCACCGCCACCGTGCTCCGTCTGATCCAGGGGGCCGTGATCGCGGTCAACCTGATCAACCTGGCCCGGGCGCTCGGGTTCGCACGCGATGCCGTCGACGGCAGTGGCACCGTGCTCGCCGGCCCCGCGCAGGACGCGCTCGACGCCGTCGAACGCCACGCCCTCGGCTACGACGCCGGCCTGATCGCGTTCGGGCTGAGCTGCCTCGTCGTCGCATGGCTGCTGCTCGCCGGCGGTCTGGTACCGCGGCTGCTCGCCTGGGGCATGGCGGCGACGGGCGTCATCTACCTCGTCGGTTCGTTCGCAGCACTGTTCGCACCAGGGGCCAGCTCGGTCATCGAACCGTTCTACGCCATCTGCCTCGTCGTCGAGCTCGCCTTCGCCATCCGTCTCGTCACCCGTGGACTCACCACCCCGACCCCGACCACCACCAACCGACCCGCCACGGTCGCGGCCTGA
- a CDS encoding AraC family transcriptional regulator ligand-binding domain-containing protein, which yields MIDVADERHDRNELLESVGLSSDPAGVDWVGDSIDEETYYGLLERIAGTDDLGFPFRYAQALHPDDLGALGLAIKTAPTLRAALERLARYVLVLSDTLRYELVDERDGAAFVLVGRSHHRRGAAIANECAVAAVTSVLRIVGGITLEPTLVEFHHAAPSTDRHHVEFFGSPVRFEAAVNGIHVSEEHLARRALLADDGLSTYLLSRLDDLTARKARRSIVDDVRAAIADSLPDGQPSKSQIARRLAISERTLHRQLADHDESFQAIATRARRDAAESLLTTTSHSIADVAFLTGFADQSAFTRAFKRWTGTTPAAFRDRTL from the coding sequence ATGATCGACGTCGCAGACGAACGCCACGATCGCAACGAGCTCCTCGAGAGCGTCGGGCTGTCATCGGACCCGGCCGGTGTCGACTGGGTCGGCGATTCGATCGACGAGGAGACCTACTACGGCCTCCTCGAACGCATCGCCGGCACCGACGATCTCGGGTTTCCGTTCCGGTACGCGCAGGCGCTGCATCCCGACGACCTCGGAGCGCTCGGCCTGGCCATCAAGACCGCCCCCACCCTTCGGGCCGCACTCGAACGTCTGGCTCGCTACGTCCTCGTACTCAGCGACACTCTCCGCTACGAGCTCGTCGACGAACGAGATGGTGCTGCGTTCGTGCTCGTCGGCCGGTCGCACCATCGTCGAGGTGCTGCGATCGCCAACGAGTGCGCTGTCGCCGCCGTGACCTCGGTACTGCGGATCGTCGGTGGGATCACGCTGGAGCCGACGCTCGTCGAGTTCCACCACGCCGCTCCGAGCACCGATCGTCATCACGTCGAGTTCTTCGGCAGTCCGGTGCGCTTCGAGGCCGCGGTCAACGGAATCCATGTCAGCGAGGAACACCTCGCTCGTCGGGCGCTGCTGGCCGACGACGGTCTCTCCACCTACCTGCTGTCGCGACTCGACGACCTCACCGCCCGCAAGGCGCGCCGCTCGATCGTCGACGACGTCCGAGCTGCGATCGCCGACTCGCTGCCAGACGGCCAGCCGAGCAAGTCGCAGATCGCGCGTCGGCTCGCGATCAGCGAACGCACCCTCCATCGCCAGCTCGCCGACCACGACGAGTCCTTCCAGGCCATCGCCACTCGAGCCCGCCGCGACGCCGCGGAGTCGCTGCTGACCACGACGAGCCATTCGATCGCCGACGTCGCGTTCCTCACCGGCTTCGCGGACCAGTCCGCGTTCACCCGCGCCTTCAAGCGCTGGACCGGCACCACCCCGGCCGCCTTCCGCGACCGAACGCTCTGA